From one Lolium rigidum isolate FL_2022 chromosome 4, APGP_CSIRO_Lrig_0.1, whole genome shotgun sequence genomic stretch:
- the LOC124707433 gene encoding serine/threonine-protein phosphatase PP1-like, protein MMMTRASMGAMEGAAVDEIVRRLVDGGRGGRQVQLSEAEIRQLCVDAKRVLLSQPNLLQIRGPVKICGDIHGQFVDLLRLFDLGGYPPTSTYVFLGDYVDRGKQSLETICLLLAYKIRYPDKVFLLRGNHEDAKINRVYGFYDECKRRFNVRLWKIFSDCFNCLPIAALIDDKILCMHGGLSPELDNLDQIKDIERPAEIPDYGLLCDLLWSDPSPSGEGWGESDRGVSYTFGADKLIEFLEKNDLDLICRAHQVVEDGYEFFAQRRLVTIFSAPNYCGEFDNVGALLSIDENLMCSFQILKPNEPGTPRVRRQIPNKPAIAESA, encoded by the exons atgatgatgaccCGGGCCTCCATGGGGGCCATGGAGGGCGCGGCGGTGGACGAGATCGTGCGGCGGCTCGTggacggcggccgcggcgggcgcCAGGTGCAGCTGTCGGAGGCGGAGATCCGGCAGCTGTGCGTCGACGCCAAGCGCGTGCTCCTCTCCCAGCCCAACCTCCTCCAAATCCGCGGACCCGTCAAGATCTGCG GTGATATTCATGGTCAGTTTGTTGATCTTCTGAGGTTGTTTGATTTGGGTGGTTATCCTCCAACTTCAACTTACGTATTCCTCGGAGACTATGTAGATAGAGGCAAACAGAGCTTGGAAACTATATGCTTGCTGCTGGCATACAAAATAAGGTATCCTGACAAGGTTTTCCTGTTACGGGGGAACCATGAAGATGCAAAAATCAACAGAGTTTATGGTTTCTATGATGAATGCAAGAGGAGGTTCAATGTTCGGCTGTGGAAGATATTCTCTGATTGCTTCAACTGCCTGCCTATTGCAGCACTCATTGACGACAAGATATTGTGCATGCATGGTGGCCTTTCACCTGAACTGGATAACCTAGACCAAATAAAGGATATTGAGAGGCCGGCTGAAATTCCTGATTACGGTCTCCTGTGTGATTTGCTTTGGTCTGATCCTAGCCCCAGTGGAGAAGGATGGGGGGAGAGCGACAGAGGTGTTTCATATACATTTGGCGCAGATAAACTTATAGAGTTCTTGGAGAAGAATGATCTTGATCTTATATGCCGAGCCCATCAG GTGGTAGAAGATGGTTATGAGTTCTTCGCACAGAGGAGATTAGTCACAATCTTCTCAGCTCCAAATTATTGCGGGGAATTCGATAATGTAGGTGCTCTGCTGAGCATAGATGAAAACCTAATGTGTTCATTTCAAATCTTGAAGCCAAATGAACCAGGCACACCACGTGTAAGAAGACAAATTCCGAATAAG CCAGCAATTGCGGAAAGCGCCTGA